A window from Zingiber officinale cultivar Zhangliang chromosome 7A, Zo_v1.1, whole genome shotgun sequence encodes these proteins:
- the LOC122001396 gene encoding splicing factor 3B subunit 4-like, with protein MSRNPARTVYIGNLDEKVSERVLYEILVQVGRIVDLYIPRDKETDRHRGYAFAQYESEEIAEYAVRLFSGLVRLNNKTIKFAISGQDKSSQNTGTPITLKPTFPRSTSVSGREIDVSRNSLRLVNHRASENIDDLPLSYPQSSSYGSLNNDMNRGNYEYSRRVFGSMFNNDNRQGGTHPITFPSY; from the exons ATGTCGCGGAATCCTGCTCGAACGGTATACATAG gtAATTTGGATGAAAAGGTGAGTGAGCGAGTCTTGTATGAAATACTTGTCCAGGTAGGTCGTATAGTGGACCTATATATACCTCGGGATAAGGAAACTGATCGCCACAGGGGCTATGCTTTTGCGCAATATGAGTCTGAGGAGATTGCAGAATATGCTGTTAGACTCTTTTCAGGCCTTGTACGCCTAAATAATAAGACCATCAAATTTGCG ATATCTGGTCAAGATAAGTCTTCTCAGAACACTGGTACACCTATAACATTGAAGCCTACTTTTCCAAGGTCAACTTCTGTAAGTGGACGAGAAATAGATGTCTCTCGAAACTCTTTACGGTTAGTTAACCACAGGGCTTCTGAGAATATTGATGATCTTCCCTTGAGTTACCCACAGT CATCCTCTTATGGTTCACTAAACAATGATATGAACCGTGGCAACTACGAATATAGCAGGCGTGTTTTTGGGTCTATGTTCAATAATGATAATCGGCAAGGTGGGACTCATCCAATTACATTTCCCTCCTATTAA